The DNA window TCGGTGAGGCGCGCAAACTGTGCCTTCACTTCGGCATTGCGGATGCGCAGTCCGAGTCCTTGAGCGAGATCTCCCATTGAAATTAAGGACATGACCTAGATCTCCAGCAACATGTTGATCAGTTCGTCAATCGTCTGCATCACCTTCGCATTGGCGGCATAGGCCTCCTCGAACAGCATCAGCATCTGCAACTCGTAATCGGTATCGACGCCGTCGGCGAGTTCGGCCTCGCTGAGCGCCGAAGCGCGGGCAGAGCTAAAACTGGACTGCTCGATCGCGGACTGCGCCCGAACCGAAATCCCGGAGACGACTTCGGAGGCGAGATCAGCCATGGTGAAGGATTGGGTGATATAGGATCCCGAACTCGGAACCCGGCTCGCGGTCAAGGCGTCACCCATGGCATTGAGAAGACTCGCATCTCCCACCGAGCCCGGCGCCCCCGCCATCAGCCCGCTGCGAAGGCGCCAAAGTGCACCGCCTTGATCCGGATCGGCGACGAGGTTCACCCCGATCCGGGTGGACAGCCCGGTTTCGGCGTCAGGATAGGAAACGAGATTGAAAGCAGCACCGAAATTCGTGAACAGCCCCGCATCTCCTGTCCCCAACGAGGCATCGACCGCCGGATTCTGGAAACGCTCGATGAGGTCGCGAGCAAGCGCGTCAAGCTCGGTCTGCGCGTCGACCGCAGCTATGTCTCGTTGCCCGAACAGGGCTTCGAGACTGCCCCCGCCCATCGCGGCATATGTCCCGGACACCCGAACCGGCTTGCCGTTCATGGTCAGACCGTTCAGCGCGCCGCCTTCGAGCGTCATCTCCGGAACGATCACCCCGGCGCTGGCGAATTCGAACTCTGCCGGCGGGCCGTCAATCAGCGCGGCACCGTTTTCGGTATAGAGGGCGACCGTGCCGTTGTCGCGCGCGATTTCGCGAAGCGGAACGATCCCCGCGATCTTGTCGATCAGGATCTGACGCTGATCGACGAGAGCACTGGCATCGTTGTTATAGGAATACTGCTTGAGGATTTCGGTATTGAGGTCCGCGACCTGCTGAAGTGTCTCATTGAGGGTCCGGACATTCGATACGATACCCGCTTCGGCATCCATCCGCGACTGCTGGATATCATCTGCCGCCTCCTTGATCCGTCCGGCCAGATTCTGTGCGGCCGTCAGCACATTGGCAAGCCGCGCATCGCTGTCGGGTCGGCTGGATGCCGCAACCAGAGCCGACTCGAAAGCGGAAATGCTGCCGGAAATAGAGTCGGCACTGTCTGAAATTCCGAAGGCGGCCTCGAGTTTCGAGAGGCCATCGGCACGTGTCTCGGCCTCGGCCGAAGCCGCATCGGCCAAGCGTCGGTCGCCGATCAGTTGCTGGTTTACGTCGCGACGCACTCCCACGATCTTCACACCGCTGCCTGACGTGGAAACGGTGTTCGGTGTGGTTTCCAGAACGCGCCGTCCGTAGCCTTCCGTCAGCGCGTTGGACACGTTCGACGAGACGACCTGGGCGCCGCGGGAAGCGGCATTGAGGCCGGATAGGGCGTTGGCCAGGCTGGCGCTCAGGCTCATGTGTCACCTCCTCTTCCCGCTGCCGACGCGCGGATTACCGTTTGATGTTCGTCGTTTCCTGAAGCATCTCGTCGACGGTCTGGATGACCTTCGCATTCGACGAATAGGCGCGCTGGGTCTGGATCAGGTCCGTCAGTTCGCCAGCAACGTCGGTTGCCGACTCCTCCAGCGCGAAGCTCACCACATCGCCGGTCGGCCCGTCGCCCGCATCCCACATGAAGAACGAGCCGCTGGTATCCGACGGGCTGTAGCACTGGTTGTCATGGGTATAGAGACCGTTCGGGTTCGACACATCGACAATCGGCACCTGATAGAGGGTACGGGTGATCCCGGTATCGAAGTTCGCGCGGACGAATCCGTTCGAGTCGATCTCGATCGAGGTCATGTTGCCCACCGGAAAGCCGTTCTTGGTGATGCTGGTGGGCGCGAAGCTGTCCGACAGCTGGGTGGTGATCGACCGGCTCTGGAAAGCGCCGATATTGATGTCCATGTTGTCCCCGTTCGGACCGACCTGAACCGTCAGGATACCGCTTGCCGGGTTCCAGGCGCCCCCGATATTGTTGGTCGCACTGATCAGTGTCCCGCCATATTGCTGGCTGTCATCGAAAACGAGATCGTAATCGCCGACGACCGCTCCGGTCGCCGAGTCGGTCAGCGTCATGTTCCAGCTGTTGGAGAGGCCCGGGGCCGATGTGTCAGGCGTATAGACGACGTCGATGCTCTGCGACGTCCCGAGATTGTCGAAATACTCGATCGACAGGGACAG is part of the Rhodovulum sp. MB263 genome and encodes:
- the flgK gene encoding flagellar hook-associated protein FlgK — its product is MSLSASLANALSGLNAASRGAQVVSSNVSNALTEGYGRRVLETTPNTVSTSGSGVKIVGVRRDVNQQLIGDRRLADAASAEAETRADGLSKLEAAFGISDSADSISGSISAFESALVAASSRPDSDARLANVLTAAQNLAGRIKEAADDIQQSRMDAEAGIVSNVRTLNETLQQVADLNTEILKQYSYNNDASALVDQRQILIDKIAGIVPLREIARDNGTVALYTENGAALIDGPPAEFEFASAGVIVPEMTLEGGALNGLTMNGKPVRVSGTYAAMGGGSLEALFGQRDIAAVDAQTELDALARDLIERFQNPAVDASLGTGDAGLFTNFGAAFNLVSYPDAETGLSTRIGVNLVADPDQGGALWRLRSGLMAGAPGSVGDASLLNAMGDALTASRVPSSGSYITQSFTMADLASEVVSGISVRAQSAIEQSSFSSARASALSEAELADGVDTDYELQMLMLFEEAYAANAKVMQTIDELINMLLEI
- a CDS encoding flagellar hook protein FlgE, producing MTISSSLNASVAGLAANATRLATISDNIANSSTYGYKAAEADFHSMVINGSRGTYSAGGVRTTTTRMIDQAGALLTTANATDLAVRGRGFLPVMTESELISNVGNYTMYMTTTGSFRTDEDGYLKTTTGLVLMGWPADADGSIPSYSRDTTDDLVPIQIQTNQFATEPTTEMTLGVNLPATETAYDASSATGDPLSLSIEYFDNLGTSQSIDVVYTPDTSAPGLSNSWNMTLTDSATGAVVGDYDLVFDDSQQYGGTLISATNNIGGAWNPASGILTVQVGPNGDNMDINIGAFQSRSITTQLSDSFAPTSITKNGFPVGNMTSIEIDSNGFVRANFDTGITRTLYQVPIVDVSNPNGLYTHDNQCYSPSDTSGSFFMWDAGDGPTGDVVSFALEESATDVAGELTDLIQTQRAYSSNAKVIQTVDEMLQETTNIKR